ttttttattttatgacaaCATCGTTCCGGAAATTGATGGAATCTAATGATTCCTGGTGGTTTACAAGGGTCTTCCTCTGGTTAGCAGATTTGCTAATTTGAAGTCATTGTGTCCATGTTACTGCAAgttgatatatatttgtatttgaattgtAATTATGTAAATTTTCATTCCCATGtcatgtttcttttaatttgcaTCTGATGGGTTGAGCCACATAAACTTTGACCACAGGCCGTAGCTGATCAGGTCCTGAATTATTGGATGCGTTTAGGAATACCCTCCcacctttcatttttttttttttgctgaaaAAAGGCAATTAGtctactatttattttatttatgatttcattGTTACGTTACAGGAACTGCATTGAAGACATCGATAGTATCTGTTAAGGAGAAAGTCTAAAGAAATTCATAAccgattaatttataatattttacttgtaTTTTACAGTTGCATGCAGACTGAAGAATTGATAAAATGAGGGGCTCCCTGTATTCAAAATCGTCATTGAGTACAAAACTCGTACATGTGGCAACAGTCAGGAAGAGTAAGAAATGAATGACAGAAAATGCATCAGTAAGAAGAAAATCGTATTGGTCATTTGCTGCTGTTGGATCCTACCAGTGCATGCATAAGCTGTCCACCCATTCATCTCTCCAATATTATAGTTTCACGAGATCATCAGAGCTTAAAGATAATGTTTTCTGTGCAACAGATTACCTCCAACATGCAGTATTTCCTGTGCTCTTATCCCCTTTCTATTAATTGTCCATGCTGCAAAAACGGCTGTTCTTCATCTGTAAGCAAGGCACAGTGAAAAGTTACACAATaatttgtgattgtgatatACATACAATACATTTCTGTTTAATCCTTAAAACATTATGGTGACCGTGATCACCAATTGTGCAAACAATCCTCAGTGAAAGACAatgttaaaacaaatttattaaattagcACACAGAACTTgtcttgttttcctttttcttttcaaaagtcCTCTTAATTagcacagaaaaaaaaaagatggaaaTTTTCTCAATATGCGTAAGCCAAACATTAGCTATAAAATAAGAGGACGCTCGATTCTGTTCTGAtccaaagtgaagaaaagcaCAAATGTTTTGCCCCAGAtggtataataaaaatgttgattttattaaattacaaaaggCTTATTTGTCTGACCtgaacaaaaaaagaaaaaaaaaacaacataaggGGTTTCAATATACAGCAGTAAGCAGCATGATTATGTAGACGGCTAATTATTACCACTTTCACCATCGGATGCATCTGCAATCCTTGCAATAGCGTCAACAAGTGCTTGCTCGTGCTCCTATACAACAATTCAAGCAATTGTGAACAACAGTGGGTATAAAGGATTCAAGATGAGAAAAGCATGATGGAAGGTTGACTTACTTTCAGCATTTGCTTTGCCTTCTCAAGCTCCATTGAATCTGGAGCACTTGTAGAAACAATCCTTTCCACCTGATATAACAtcaatgtttcaaaaataaaagaccTTCACTGTTTATTCTTTTGGATTTAAAGAGGTTGCTTAGGCATATCATATTACCTCCTTAACTAGAGAATCTGTGTTCAGCAATTCAATGTCATCCAAAACTCTCTTCCCAATACCATTTTGAGGTGGGTGAAATTCTTGTCTGGTATGAAGCCTAGGATGACCTCTCCCTCTTCCTGCACCTAAAGAATCACCACCATGGCCAAAGAATCTCTTAATCCCACGACCGTGCCCACTATGTCCACCTCTATGGATTATGCCTGGATCTTCACCTTCCCATCTTATATCCTCCGGTGAGATCTGTAATTGACAtggtatatttttatatttgtacgTAAATTATGAAAGATCATTTAACCCAACTTCTATGTACTTGGTTATTGCAACATAATCTCTTTCAGGGTGGGTAGAAACAGTCAGGGATCTGcagcattcattacaagaaacATGATTTTGCACAAACAGCTTACAAATCACAATGTATGAGGGTGTATGCACATAAAGCAAAAATTATCACTCAAACATGGTGTTAAATGACAAGACAAATACCTCTCAGCCctctttctatttatatatagcTACATGTTTGCCAACATAAACCCACCCTTAATGGGCCCATTTCCCTACTTTCTAACACAATCCTTCGTATTTCTTTGACTAACTAACCTGTCTTAAATAACTATTAACTGGCCTATCAAAATCACCACCGGTTGAAGTTGTAAAGTTCACCATCCGTAATCTAAGTTCAAGGAGTGTTTCTTTATCGGTGAAATGGTATTGCAAACAAGTGCAGAATGAGTTTACATTTTAGAGCTAGTAAATGTGGCAAGAAGGAGGAAAATGACCCATTTGACTCTAAACAGGACTAAATTTATACAATATCAGGGAAGATATAGATGGATTCTACAATTCACCCTTCAAGAGACAGGGCATGGATTCACCAGCTTTCATAATCATTTGATTATATAACCTTTCTgtacttaatttaaatatcatctCCATTTAAAAGTTGAGATAAAACATAAAGGGTACATGTAAAATAAGCTATTGACGTATGGTGTTTCAGCCAGGGTACCACTACCAAGACAAGGAAAAAGGAGTAAAGGCCAATAGAAGGACAATGGATGAAATAGCTTTAGTTTTAGGCCATAATAACAGATAAGCGGATAGGAGGATTCAAACTTCTTTTATGGAGGGATGGAATCTAGATTCATTTTTAAAGGAAGGTGGTGCTAGAGGCCAAAAAATCATTTGCTTACTATCTATTGTTGTCATCTAATATTCTACTTTCTAGTCATTTCATATTATTAGATGTTAATCTCTTCATTAACATCTTTTTCTAATGCTAAActaaatataactattaaaatttaaaaacctaATTAACTACTGCTGTTCTATATGCAGCACAACATACGAAATATATACCTCTTTGAGATCAACCCATTCCCAAGTCTCATGTActttattaatatcataaacCAAAGCATGCCGACCCTGCGAGAAAGAAACAATCCAAAAGCTAGGATAAAAAATTActgaaaagttattaaaaaaaagccTCTCATGCTGCCATGCACTTTCAGGATTGGGTCCTAATCACACTTCAGCTTTTTTATTTCCATCTGGATTAAAAGGTGAATACTTCATTATATATCCTACAAGAGTTTAGAAACAACAAAGAGAGACACATTTATcctaaatgaaataaacataaaatgttTGCATACTGGTCATTCTCTGTGCATGGGGAAACAAAACCAAAGGCATCTTACATGTGGGCAAAAAAAACTCAACTACATAGGTCACCCTAAAGGACCTAaacatcaaattcaaatgaCAATCAGTCCAGTAACGATTCAAATGTGTTCACCAGGTAAAATATAAATGCAGTAATCAAGAATTTTCAGAACTATTTTAAGATCTAAACATACATCAGCAGGGTTGTAATCAGTTACAACAGCCTCATAAAAGTGGTTATCTTCAGGCCACCTAGTCCAAACTTTCTTCCCAATCAATGGATCAAATGCTGCTGCTTCGGTGGGTGGATTGGATGCAAGAGCACTAGCGTTGCGATTTGAAAAATGCCTACCTCCAGTTGGTCCAGCAGAAGTATACTGCACAGACTTCACTGAAGATAAAGCAGGCAAGGATTGACCCTGGTGCCAATAATGGTGGAAAATTAAAACCAAAGGAacattaatatatcttttttgtACATCTCAAGCAAAGAACTTATGTGCAGTGCAATTATGGATTTTATATCTGGATCCTAAAGCACCACTTAAAAATGCAGACACTGAATATGAACACAAAAATTTTGCTCTTTGAGCCCACATCacatcatatattataaaatagaagGTGGTACCGAATGGGATGTCTTCTGCTTTTTTCGGGACACTGAAACAGTTGGACTAGGTAAAATGTCATGAACAGGCTGAGATGTGCTACGTCTAGCAGGTTGGTAACAACCAGTTTGTCTCCACTCCCTGGTTGAATGTCAATCACATAACATTATAAAAGTAGCAGAAAAATGgccaaaaataatgtttttttaaactattgCAACTATTCAAATAATCTTCAAACCTAATGCGGTGTATTATTTCATCAGAGTTAACCCTGGTAAGAAGCTCTCTGTGTTCATCATCTGAAACCCTCAACTCTTTTCTAAGCTCAGTTATCAAACCTTCCTTCTCCtgataaatacataaaataaaatacaggAGATGAATATTTAACACAGCAAAATACAAAGATAACAATAAATACATGGAAGGAACCGATGGTATATACCCATGTAAGAGCATCAGACTGAGCTTTGAAAGCACGCAACACAGCAGAGTAAGCTTCCTGTTCAAGTTGATGAATTTGAGCCTCCATGTCAAAGTGCAAATTAAAGTGTGTAACAGAACCTACAGAAGATTTTTCATTGCCAGTAACACTGCTAGATCTGACAACTCTATTTTGATCTGAGGAAGAAAGATCATCATCAGTACCTAACATTGTTTAATACAAAAGGAACTTGATATAGGAAACAAGAATGACACGTTCCAGAGATTCAAAggtcaatttattttgttaaggATATTGACTCATGCATCTGAAgagaattttctttattagtGAATGCTGGTTAcacaaattatttctttaaggATTCAAATTTCAAGTTTATTTTGTTAAGGATATTAATTCACGCATGGAAAGAGGTGTTTCTTTATAAGTGAATGCTGGTTACAAACATGATTTCTTTATGGATAttgattaaattattctttaaggtattcaaagttcaagtttATTTTGCTAAGGATATTGGTTCATGCATTGGAATGCTGGTTACACATTATTTCTTTGTTCTAGAAACAGAGGGCTCTTGACTCTTTAAATGTTCTTTTCCAATCATCAATGAGCATAAAcacaatcaattatttttagttcCCTCCCCCTTTTAATCtcttgcatttttcattttcaagtttATTCNNNAATTTGAGCAACTCAAATGATTGATTCCACAGGATTGACAAAGAACAATGTCTAGAAATATAATTCAATGTACAAGCATATGGGAAGAACTGGCAGAAAATGTTACAAGGCTTCTATGCATTCACATTTTAATGCGCACACACAACACCTGCTTTACAATGAAACAATTTcgatattaaaagttaaaaatatgatcCAAGTGCACGGTTCTAGAANGTATTTTTAGAGATTTCATGCATTAGGGTTCCTGTTTCATTATATAACTTCTTCTACCCTGAAGATCTCAAATGAAACATATATTTGGTCCCTACCATAACCTTCTTGTGATATCTGGTTCCTTCAAACACCTACAGCACCAAATTTTGCCCTTTATCAACCACTGCATGTCATATAcacacaaaatagaaaaaagaaaaaatacatcCCAGTAAGAATTTCCCTCGTATAACATGTGGTAACAAATTCCAATTTCATGCATTTCAAATATAGGTGCTGCATCTACAGGCACAAATACCAAGAAAATAATTCCTATCTGATTGCTCACGGGATTCAAGTTCAAGTTCTGTCCCCTTACCCACTTAAACAGTCTCCATACACCAACGCCATCAAAACCTAACCTCAGTAACCCTTTTCCACCGTAATATGGGCCACCAATCATGCTCTAACTTCACATGTTTACAAATTACTAAGCACATACCCGATACCAACAGAAGGGTatgtattttcattaaaatcataacaaatCTATATACAAAATTGACATTAACACTGTATAAACAAAACTGAAAAATTCACACGCCCTACAtcaaaaaatattctttttaccTCAGTCACTTCTCGTTCGATATTCTGAAAGTGCTAATCCAGCAAAATAAGGAGTTAAACTTAAACCCTAGCTGAACATTGTGCACATCAATGTCACAGTGCCCAATTTCAGGAAAGTCCCTAAAACAAATCATTTTCAACATAATAATAACAGCAAATTAAAAAACTACGGACCCCTTTGAATATCgctaaacaaatttttaaaatcaatttctttttctgacAACATATTCGACAGGTTGAggtaataagaaaaaaaaaaaccctagagGGGCAATGAGGCTCACCGGGAGTGTCGGAATTGGACAGAGCGAGAAGATTAGAAAAATGGGTAAGAGAGAGCGAAGAAGATATGGTTGGGTTGGAGAAAGTGGAAGGTTTTGGAGAAGAAAATGGGTTTTAGTTTTTGAGTTTGAGTGAGAGAAAACGACACAGTCAGAGGGTGTTGGATGTGTTCCTCGTACGAGTTATATAGTAGAGTCTAATCGATTCGAGTGGACACAAAAAGCAAACGACTAGAGAAAACAGATTTAGTTTTGGTTTGGTTGAAGGAAACCACAGCAATGACAGGGTATGTATTCTACATtataagaagaaggaaaaaaatagttaaaaatgtttattcatatttaagaataaaatagtttatatactttttaaagaTAAGACTAGAAATAGTGGCTAACAAATATTAATCCATAGCAACCCACATGAATACTTATAAGAAAGTAAGTAATATGCTATAACAggattatgaaaatattttatttggtgaTATTTTTACTGTTTCTTGGAATATTTActtatagggttaaatatgtttttagtccctatattttagggggattttggttttagtccctctttaaaattaaggtacaatttaatccttcaaccttagaaaactcttattttagtcatttttatcaatttttttaactttatttgctgtttcaagcacgtttcattataacatttggattgtttacactgtttgacacattttttcttcaatgttaactgagaaacgcgtttgaaatagcaaataaagttaaaaaaatttggtaaaaacactagtgcaaaaacgctgtttaacgtcaccccttagacgtccgtttcgtgaaaatccgacgtctacTAATGCGTGgtggcattattgtaaataaattggaaaactagacgtcagtttcgatgtcaggcaacgtttatgacatcatagacgtcggactTGCCACAAACTGACGTTCAATTGCCTGAGGAATGTGATAAGACAATCCATTGATGTCGGCGTTTtcaggggaccgacgtctactacgTTGCAATTAATGTTATACAAAAatcccaggagcttagacgtcggctggAAAGGGCACCGAAAtctacgtcactgacaggaaaatcaaacgtcaaccggttcagctttagacgtcaaatagacgtcggatcccgtgaaaaagcaacgttgattgggctacaattaatgttgttcacctaataccccaggcaattagacgtcacgtagtcaaacgccgacgtctaaggcctgtctggaaggcgggaagacaaaaattcttcaatgtagacgtcggttctgattGTCACCGACGTCTActttcctgtattttcaccaaattcgagggttgtAGGCGTCGGCTGTTAGGGGCACTGACGTTaacttccctgacaggaaaccaaaacgtcaatcttttcagcctcctagacgtcggtttctagagcaaccgacgccctatttcattttaaatagaccgcacaCTCTTCTCAAAATTAAGTTTCAATCgcatcttcatctcttctcttttttctctgcttctcctctacTGTTTATCTCTTGCTGCATTGCGTTGTcatttctcataacgtcattgtcttcgtcctctcctttttctctcttgcatcccaggtgcgtggttttttttttatgctacccttttaaactttttttagttttttatcgattatcttgtcgttgaactgattaaaatttgctttctttgtgttgtgttttagtgcagttttgatcctctctttgggtaacatagtgcaacattcttcctttgctggtttcctcacaagaatagtggcgatcttttgagttttctagttcttccgacccaaaatggaacctgggtccttgtctacttcttgacatcgtaatttttttctgttgcggttgattaatgggaagtagccatggacctagattcggttttgggttgaaaggactagaagattcaaaacacgcaagctttttttgtgaggaaactagcgagagaagaatgttacacaatgctaccgaaagcctggatcaaaactgcactaaaacacaaaattgttgttagacgccggttaaagccatgtccgacATCTATAACAACATAGTCATCGGTTAGTGTCGTTTTAAACCTCTtttatcactagtaaaaaaaagggtttatacagcgcacattatgccacggttcaccagaaaccgcagcataatgctgcgcggtggcactttcgtaaataaattgaacttatatgccgcggttccccacataaccgcggcatatacccaaGTCAACAGCCCCTTTGACTCCACGTCAGGCAAAAATATTNNNNNNNNNNNNNNNNNNNNNNNNNNNNNNNNNNNNNNNNNNNNNNNNNNNNNNNNNNNNNNNNNNNNNNNNNNNNNNNNNNNNNNNNNNNNNNNNNNNNNNNNNNNNNNNNNNNNNNNNNNNNNNNNNNNNNNNNNNNNNNNNNNNNNNNNNNNNNNNNNNNNNNNNNNNNNNNNNNNNNNNNNNNNNNNNNNNNNNNNNNNNNNNNNNNNNNNNNNNNNNNNNNNNNNNNNNNNNNNNNNNNNNNNNNNNNNNNNNNNNNNNNNNNNNNNNNNNNNNNNNNNNNNNNNNNNNNNNNNNNNNNNNNNNNNNNNNNNNNNNNNNNNNNNNNNNNNNNNNNNNNNNNNNNNNNNNNNNNNNNNNNNNNNNNNNNNNNNNNNNNNNNNNNNNNNNNNNNNNNNNNNNNNNNNNNNNNNNNNNNNNNNNNNNNNNNNNNNNNNNNNNNNNNNNNNNNNNNNNNNNNNNNNNNNNNNNNNNNNNNNNNNNNNNNNNNNNNNNNNNNNNNNNNNNNNNNNNNNNNNNNNNNNNNNNNNNNNNNNNNNNNNNNNNNNNNNNNNNNNNNNNNNNNNNNNNNNNNNNNNNNNNNNNNNNNNNNNNNNNNNNNNNNNNNNNNNNNNNNNNNNNNNNNNNNNNNNNNNNNNNNNNNNNNNNNNNNNNNNNNNNNNNNNNNNNNNNNNNNNNNNNNNNNNNNNNNNNNNNNNNNNNNNNNNNNNNNNNNNNNNNNNNNNNNNNNNNNNNNNNNNNNNNNNNNNNNNNNNNNNNNNNNNNNNNNNNNNNNNNNNNNNNNNNNNNNNNNNNNNNNNNNNNNNNNNNNNNNNNNNNNNNNNNNNNNNNNNNNNNNNNNNNNNNNNNNNNNNNNNNNNNNNNNNNNNNNNNNNNNNNNNNNNNNNNNNNNNNNNNNNNNNNNNNNNNNNNNNNNNNNNNNNNNNNNNNNNNNNNNNNNNNNNNNNNNNNNNNNNNNNNNNNNNNNNNNNNNNNNNNNNNNNNNNNNNNNNNNNNNNNNNNNNNNNNNNNNNNNNNNNNNNNNNNNNNNNNNNNNNNNNNNNNNNNNNNNNNNNNNNNNNNNNNNNNNNNNNNNNNNNNNNNNNNNNNNNNNNNNNNNNNNNNNNNNNNNNNNNNNNNNNNNNNNNNNNNNNNNNNNNNNNNNNNNNNNNNNNNNNNNNNNNNNNNNNNNNNNNNNNNNNNNNNNNNNNNNNNNNNNNNNNNNNNNNNNNNNNNNNNNNNNNNNNNNNNNNNNNNNNNNNNNNNNNNNNNNNNNNNNNNNNNNNNNNNNNNNNNNNNNNNNNNNNNNNNNNNNNNNNNNNNNNNNNNNNNNNNNNNNNNNNNNNNNNNNNNNNNNNNNNNNNNNNNNNNNNNNNNNNNNNNNNNNNNNNNNNNNNNNNNNNNNNNNNNNNNNNNNNNNNNNNNNNNNNNNNNNNNNNNNNNNNNNNNNNNNNNNNNNNNNNNNNNNNNNNNNNNNNNNNNNNNNNNNNNNNNNNNNNNNNNNNNNNNNNNNNNNNNNNNNNNNNNNNNNNNNNNNNNNNNNNNNNNNNNNNNNNNNNNNNNNNNNNNNNNNNNNNNNNNNNNNNNNNNNNNNNNNNNNNNNNNNNNNNNNNNNNNNNNNNNNNNNNNN
This genomic interval from Vigna radiata var. radiata cultivar VC1973A chromosome 8, Vradiata_ver6, whole genome shotgun sequence contains the following:
- the LOC106772255 gene encoding protein EMSY-LIKE 1 isoform X1 — translated: MEAQIHQLEQEAYSAVLRAFKAQSDALTWEKEGLITELRKELRVSDDEHRELLTRVNSDEIIHRIREWRQTGCYQPARRSTSQPVHDILPSPTVSVSRKKQKTSHSGQSLPALSSVKSVQYTSAGPTGGRHFSNRNASALASNPPTEAAAFDPLIGKKVWTRWPEDNHFYEAVVTDYNPADGRHALVYDINKVHETWEWVDLKEISPEDIRWEGEDPGIIHRGGHSGHGRGIKRFFGHGGDSLGAGRGRGHPRLHTRQEFHPPQNGIGKRVLDDIELLNTDSLVKEVERIVSTSAPDSMELEKAKQMLKEHEQALVDAIARIADASDGESDEEQPFLQHGQLIERG
- the LOC106772255 gene encoding protein EMSY-LIKE 1 isoform X2, with the translated sequence MEAQIHQLEQEAYSAVLRAFKAQSDALTWEKEGLITELRKELRVSDDEHRELLTRVNSDEIIHRIREWRQTGCYQPARRSTSQPVHDILPSPTVSVSRKKQKTSHSGQSLPALSSVKSVQYTSAGPTGGRHFSNRNASALASNPPTEAAAFDPLIGKKVWTRWPEDNHFYEAVVTDYNPADISPEDIRWEGEDPGIIHRGGHSGHGRGIKRFFGHGGDSLGAGRGRGHPRLHTRQEFHPPQNGIGKRVLDDIELLNTDSLVKEVERIVSTSAPDSMELEKAKQMLKEHEQALVDAIARIADASDGESDEEQPFLQHGQLIERG